A window from Tenacibaculum singaporense encodes these proteins:
- a CDS encoding LytR/AlgR family response regulator transcription factor, with translation MAVKITCVIVDDEPIAREILESFIKKNPNLELISSCKNAVEALQIAQTEHIDLFFLDINMPEINGLSLAKIINNKSQIIFTTAYRDYAVEGFNLNVIDYLLKPIAFNRFLQAIQKVLNPTNASIKISQKEENNKDFMFVRADRKMVKINFNDILYIESLGDYVKVFTNNNTVITRETISNFEATLPSDYFIRIHRSCIVSISKISSYTNEYIEIGKKAVSISRSYKEAVLQKLAQV, from the coding sequence ATGGCTGTTAAAATAACTTGTGTCATTGTTGATGATGAACCGATTGCTAGAGAAATTCTCGAGTCATTTATAAAGAAAAACCCTAACCTAGAGCTAATTTCAAGTTGTAAAAATGCAGTAGAGGCATTACAAATTGCACAAACAGAACATATTGATTTATTTTTTTTAGATATTAATATGCCTGAAATTAACGGATTGAGCTTAGCTAAAATTATCAATAACAAATCGCAGATAATTTTCACTACTGCATACAGAGATTACGCTGTTGAAGGTTTCAATCTAAACGTAATAGACTATTTATTAAAACCTATTGCTTTTAATCGATTTTTACAAGCAATTCAAAAAGTTTTGAATCCTACTAACGCTAGTATAAAAATTTCTCAGAAAGAAGAAAACAATAAGGATTTTATGTTTGTGAGAGCTGATAGAAAAATGGTTAAAATCAACTTTAACGACATTTTATATATCGAGAGTTTAGGAGATTATGTTAAAGTTTTCACCAATAACAACACTGTAATAACTAGGGAAACCATTAGTAATTTTGAAGCAACATTACCAAGTGATTATTTTATAAGAATTCATCGTTCATGCATCGTTTCAATATCTAAAATTTCTTCATACACCAACGAATATATTGAAATTGGTAAAAAGGCTGTTTCAATAAGCAGAAGCTATAAAGAAGCTGTTTTACAAAAATTAGCACAAGTGTAA
- a CDS encoding hydroxymethylglutaryl-CoA reductase, degradative encodes MSKTISGFSKLTKEEKIDWLAKTYFNNQPEIIQTITQYWNVDDKLQQLHDDFIENTISNFYMPYGIAPNFIINGRSYVIPMVVEESSVVAAASLVAKFWSTRGGFKTEVISTTKIGQVHFMYAGDKKELETYFNQQKTELYAATASITKNMEKRGGGILDIQLVDKTDKLANYYQLHVTFETKDSMGANFINSCLEAIAKAFRKDDIEIVMSILSNYVPECLVRAEVSCKVAELGGKNPEKFAQKFEQAVKIAEVEPYRAVTHNKGIMNGIDAVVLATGNDFRAIEAGAHAYASKDGQYKSLTHCEVKDGIFRFWIEIPLALGTVGGLTALHPMAKLSLDMMQKPSARTLMQIIAAAGLAQNFAALRALTTKGIQHGHMKMHLMNILNQHKATNEEKEIVAAYFEDRTASHSAVVEKLNELRKPKVQWVDFLNEEEVRDTLVNLKADAKPLFGKMNGQQMVEHLSLVTQIANGNWKVDTYVSDEKSARRKPFLNSDSELQIGFKAPFLSEDPTPLKFSSMNEAITDLIEQVQHFETVFNENPNRKVVHPFFGELDYEYWKKFQVKHFTHHFKQFGL; translated from the coding sequence ATGTCTAAAACGATCTCTGGTTTTTCTAAACTTACCAAAGAAGAAAAAATAGACTGGTTGGCAAAAACTTACTTTAACAATCAACCAGAAATTATACAAACTATTACGCAATATTGGAATGTAGATGACAAGCTACAACAATTGCATGATGATTTTATTGAAAATACCATTTCTAACTTTTATATGCCTTACGGTATTGCTCCTAATTTTATTATTAACGGACGCAGTTATGTAATACCAATGGTAGTTGAAGAAAGTTCTGTTGTTGCTGCTGCTTCTTTAGTTGCCAAGTTTTGGAGTACTCGTGGAGGATTTAAAACAGAAGTAATTTCTACTACCAAAATTGGTCAGGTACATTTTATGTATGCTGGTGACAAAAAAGAGTTAGAAACCTATTTCAATCAACAAAAAACAGAATTATACGCAGCTACCGCATCCATTACCAAAAACATGGAAAAACGCGGTGGTGGAATTTTAGATATTCAATTAGTTGATAAAACTGATAAGCTTGCAAACTACTATCAATTACATGTTACGTTTGAAACAAAAGATAGTATGGGGGCTAACTTTATTAATTCTTGCTTAGAAGCTATTGCTAAAGCTTTTAGAAAAGATGACATTGAAATTGTAATGAGTATTCTTTCTAACTACGTTCCTGAATGTTTAGTTAGAGCGGAAGTAAGTTGTAAAGTAGCCGAATTAGGTGGAAAAAACCCTGAAAAGTTTGCTCAAAAGTTTGAACAGGCTGTTAAAATCGCAGAGGTAGAACCGTACCGTGCAGTTACGCACAACAAAGGTATTATGAATGGAATTGATGCTGTTGTATTAGCTACTGGAAATGATTTTAGAGCCATTGAAGCTGGTGCACATGCGTATGCATCAAAAGATGGACAATATAAAAGCCTAACTCACTGTGAAGTAAAAGACGGTATTTTTAGATTTTGGATTGAAATTCCTTTAGCATTAGGAACTGTGGGGGGATTAACTGCCTTACACCCAATGGCAAAATTATCGTTAGATATGATGCAAAAACCAAGTGCTCGCACCTTAATGCAAATTATTGCTGCTGCTGGTTTAGCTCAAAATTTTGCTGCTTTACGTGCTTTAACAACTAAAGGAATTCAACATGGGCATATGAAAATGCACTTGATGAACATTTTAAATCAACACAAAGCTACCAATGAAGAAAAAGAAATTGTAGCCGCCTATTTTGAAGACAGAACAGCTTCACATAGTGCTGTTGTTGAAAAGTTAAATGAGCTTCGTAAGCCAAAAGTACAATGGGTAGACTTTTTAAACGAAGAAGAAGTACGTGATACTCTTGTAAATTTAAAAGCCGATGCAAAACCTTTGTTTGGAAAAATGAACGGACAACAAATGGTAGAACATTTAAGCCTAGTTACTCAAATTGCGAATGGAAACTGGAAGGTTGACACCTATGTTTCTGATGAAAAATCAGCTAGAAGAAAACCATTTTTAAATTCTGATAGTGAATTACAAATCGGATTTAAAGCTCCATTTTTATCTGAAGATCCAACTCCGTTAAAGTTTAGTTCTATGAACGAAGCTATTACTGATTTGATTGAGCAAGTGCAGCACTTCGAAACTGTTTTTAATGAGAATCCAAACCGAAAGGTAGTACACCCATTTTTTGGTGAACTAGATTATGAATATTGGAAAAAATTCCAAGTAAAACATTTTACACATCACTTTAAACAATTCGGATTGTGA
- a CDS encoding serine hydrolase domain-containing protein: MKKQLIVFIGLVCSVITYGQQVNLDQLLHSFEAEHKAMGTVSVFKNGAEVYNKSFGKANLALNKMADENTIYRIGSISKVFTASVVLKLIEEKKLQLSTQLSTYFSEIPNSNKITIKHLLSHQSGLFNITDEEGFDTWIRKRRNRKEMIGKIVKGGLMFEVGTQTAYSNSNFILLSYIVEDIEKKPFARVLKERIFEPLNLERTSFGTELNPNKNEAFSYYSNKNVWTPIYQETNLKSTMGAGGIASTAQEVNEFFNALFTGQIISNEMIKKMTTPENEWGLGISVVNFQGMIIYGHDGGIDGFQSLALYLPAQKISIAFTFNATNVPTTPTAIQILQTYLSSEAKK, translated from the coding sequence ATGAAGAAACAACTAATTGTTTTTATAGGATTGGTATGCTCAGTTATTACCTATGGACAACAAGTAAATTTAGATCAACTTTTACATTCTTTTGAAGCAGAGCATAAGGCAATGGGTACGGTTTCTGTTTTTAAAAACGGAGCTGAGGTATATAATAAGTCATTTGGTAAAGCAAACTTAGCTTTAAATAAAATGGCAGATGAAAATACTATATATAGAATAGGATCTATATCAAAAGTTTTTACTGCTAGTGTGGTGCTAAAACTTATTGAAGAAAAGAAGTTGCAATTAAGTACACAGTTAAGTACATATTTTTCTGAAATTCCTAATTCAAATAAGATAACGATAAAACATTTGTTAAGTCATCAAAGTGGACTATTTAACATTACCGATGAAGAAGGTTTTGATACTTGGATTCGCAAACGAAGAAATAGAAAAGAGATGATAGGTAAAATTGTAAAAGGAGGATTGATGTTTGAAGTAGGAACACAAACAGCGTATTCAAACTCTAACTTTATATTACTGTCTTATATCGTAGAGGATATAGAAAAGAAACCGTTTGCAAGAGTATTAAAGGAAAGAATTTTTGAGCCTCTTAATTTAGAAAGAACCTCTTTCGGCACCGAATTGAATCCGAATAAAAACGAAGCTTTTTCTTATTATTCAAATAAAAATGTTTGGACTCCTATTTATCAGGAGACAAACTTAAAGTCAACTATGGGAGCTGGAGGGATAGCTTCTACCGCTCAAGAAGTAAATGAATTCTTTAATGCTTTGTTTACGGGACAAATTATTTCAAATGAGATGATAAAAAAAATGACAACACCAGAGAATGAATGGGGGTTAGGAATATCTGTAGTAAACTTTCAAGGTATGATTATTTATGGACATGATGGGGGAATTGATGGATTCCAATCTTTAGCACTGTATCTACCTGCGCAAAAAATATCAATAGCTTTTACATTCAATGCAACTAATGTACCTACAACCCCAACAGCTATTCAAATATTACAAACCTATCTTTCATCAGAAGCAAAGAAATAA
- a CDS encoding GIY-YIG nuclease family protein has protein sequence MPKGFVYILECSDGSFYTGSTINLERRLSEHQNGEGARHTQKRLPLSLVYVEEFQQIHQAFYREKQIQGWSRAKKIALIDNNYEILPKLSECQNESHYRIQKRRGLV, from the coding sequence ATGCCTAAAGGTTTTGTTTACATACTAGAATGCTCAGACGGAAGTTTCTATACAGGTAGTACTATTAATCTAGAAAGAAGACTTAGCGAACACCAAAATGGTGAAGGTGCTCGCCACACTCAAAAAAGATTACCTCTTAGCTTAGTTTATGTTGAAGAGTTCCAACAAATACATCAAGCTTTTTATAGAGAAAAACAAATTCAAGGTTGGTCTAGAGCTAAAAAGATAGCTTTAATCGATAATAATTATGAAATACTACCTAAACTTTCCGAATGTCAAAACGAAAGTCATTATAGAATTCAAAAAAGAAGAGGTTTAGTTTAA
- a CDS encoding GYDIA family GHMP kinase gives MKEDTNQWVAERSRSYSNGKLLLTGEYVVLDGATSLAVPTKFGQDLIVEPIKESQLIWGSFTHTGECWFEASFDLPKLRLTSATFNSDKEGSAEFIAETLRDILQEAKRLNPEFLTTENGFVVKTNLTFPQNWGLGSSSTLINNIATWANVNPFTLLWNAFSGSGYDIACAKHNTPILYKLEEKLPYIEEVNFNPHFSEELFFVHLNQKQNSREGIAHYKKNKEEAKILIPEIDNLTQEFLKANTSKDLEKIIIEHEQIISSITKQDTVKQKLFSDYFGEVKSLGAWGGDFILAIGNEDTTSYFQQKGFNTILSYKEMIL, from the coding sequence ATGAAAGAAGATACAAACCAATGGGTAGCTGAGCGTAGTCGAAGCTACTCTAACGGAAAATTATTACTAACTGGAGAATATGTTGTTTTAGATGGTGCAACATCGTTAGCTGTTCCTACTAAGTTTGGACAAGACTTAATTGTTGAACCAATTAAAGAATCGCAACTTATCTGGGGAAGTTTTACACATACTGGAGAATGTTGGTTCGAGGCTTCTTTTGATTTACCCAAACTACGATTAACCTCAGCTACGTTTAATTCTGACAAAGAAGGAAGTGCTGAGTTTATTGCTGAAACACTACGTGATATTTTACAAGAGGCAAAACGTTTGAATCCAGAGTTTCTAACTACTGAAAACGGTTTCGTTGTAAAAACAAACCTAACATTTCCTCAAAACTGGGGATTAGGAAGTTCTTCAACCTTAATTAATAATATAGCTACTTGGGCAAATGTAAATCCGTTTACTTTGCTTTGGAACGCTTTTTCTGGAAGTGGTTACGATATCGCTTGTGCAAAACATAACACTCCAATCCTATATAAGCTAGAAGAAAAACTACCTTATATTGAAGAAGTAAATTTCAACCCACATTTTTCTGAAGAATTGTTTTTTGTGCATTTGAATCAAAAACAAAATAGTAGAGAAGGAATTGCTCACTATAAAAAAAACAAAGAAGAAGCTAAAATATTAATTCCTGAAATTGACAATTTAACTCAAGAATTTTTAAAAGCCAACACTTCCAAAGATTTAGAAAAAATCATTATTGAGCATGAGCAAATCATTAGTTCAATTACAAAACAAGACACTGTAAAACAAAAATTATTTTCTGATTATTTTGGTGAAGTAAAAAGCTTAGGTGCTTGGGGTGGTGATTTTATTTTAGCTATTGGAAACGAAGATACTACAAGCTATTTTCAACAAAAAGGATTCAATACTATCCTTTCCTATAAAGAAATGATTTTATAA
- a CDS encoding DUF6624 domain-containing protein, which yields MKKIVVFFIMLSYSLFGQQENKGDRLRSEGRLDEAIKAYKEIYQKNPNNQDNTYNLACAYAIQYKKDSAFHYLNVALNKDNSLWALADNDLYALTSDKRWKMIERQQLEKYQKQNGNVQKPKYVLKLLRLIMKDQALDYQLDMAKQYFMRNGKAPHWYYPIAQMKKEIGNGNFNIMEKLILENGWPTYSSVGKLAADSPLLIINHHQDEAVRIKYLPQIKKACINKEGSCLEYAKIQDRILVNTGKKQLFGMQFRYNDKRKLEPFPIEKPEYVDKRRKEIGLEPLKEYLKRKINYTWSVEQK from the coding sequence ATGAAAAAAATTGTAGTATTTTTTATAATGCTTTCATATAGCTTGTTTGGTCAACAAGAAAACAAAGGAGATAGGTTAAGGAGCGAAGGAAGGTTAGATGAGGCAATTAAAGCTTATAAAGAGATATATCAAAAGAATCCAAATAATCAGGATAATACATATAATCTAGCTTGTGCATATGCTATTCAGTATAAAAAAGATAGTGCTTTCCATTATTTGAATGTAGCGTTAAATAAAGACAATTCTTTATGGGCTTTAGCAGATAATGATTTATATGCTCTTACCTCAGATAAAAGGTGGAAGATGATTGAAAGACAACAATTAGAAAAATACCAAAAACAGAATGGAAATGTGCAAAAACCAAAGTATGTGCTGAAATTATTAAGATTGATAATGAAAGACCAGGCTTTAGATTATCAGTTGGATATGGCTAAGCAGTACTTTATGAGAAATGGTAAAGCACCTCATTGGTATTATCCTATAGCTCAAATGAAAAAAGAGATTGGGAATGGAAATTTTAATATAATGGAAAAACTAATTTTAGAAAATGGTTGGCCAACATATAGCTCTGTAGGGAAGTTAGCTGCTGATAGCCCGCTTCTAATCATAAACCATCATCAAGATGAAGCTGTGAGAATTAAGTATCTTCCTCAAATAAAAAAAGCTTGTATAAATAAAGAAGGAAGTTGTTTGGAGTATGCAAAAATTCAAGATAGAATTTTGGTGAATACAGGGAAAAAGCAGTTGTTTGGAATGCAGTTTCGTTATAATGATAAAAGGAAATTAGAGCCGTTTCCTATAGAAAAACCTGAATATGTAGATAAAAGGAGAAAAGAAATAGGGTTGGAACCTTTAAAAGAATATTTAAAAAGAAAGATTAATTATACTTGGAGTGTAGAGCAAAAGTAA
- a CDS encoding diphosphomevalonate/mevalonate 3,5-bisphosphate decarboxylase family protein: MNTSDFIFQSQDKKVDNLTVTWQTPSNIALVKYWGKSEPQIPKNASISFTLNNCHTTTKIEFTKTLPKKQAEFELYFEGKKKDDFKPKIAKFFERIQKYCTYILEYNMVISSENSFPHSSGIASSASGMSAIAMCLMNLEKKLNPSLTDEYINKKASFLARLGSGSASRSIEGPLVVWGNHPEINGSSDLFGVKFPHKVHPIFEDYQDTILLVDKGEKQVSSTVGHNLMHNHPYAENRFTQANENLEKLSKILQNGNIKEFVNLVESEALTLHAMMLTSNPYFILMKPNTLEIINKIWEYRQENDSNVCFTLDAGANVHVLYPYSEKSEIELFIKNVLATYCQKNHYICDSVGFGARPILT; this comes from the coding sequence TTGAATACATCAGATTTTATATTTCAATCTCAAGATAAAAAAGTAGATAACTTAACAGTTACATGGCAAACACCTAGTAATATAGCTTTAGTAAAATACTGGGGGAAAAGTGAACCACAAATTCCTAAAAATGCATCCATAAGTTTTACATTAAACAATTGCCATACCACTACAAAAATTGAATTCACAAAGACATTACCAAAAAAACAAGCAGAATTTGAATTGTACTTTGAAGGGAAAAAGAAAGATGATTTTAAACCTAAAATAGCTAAGTTCTTTGAAAGAATTCAAAAATATTGTACCTATATTTTAGAGTACAATATGGTAATTTCTTCAGAAAACTCATTTCCTCATAGTAGCGGTATTGCCTCTTCTGCAAGTGGTATGAGTGCTATTGCTATGTGTTTAATGAATTTGGAAAAAAAATTAAACCCAAGTTTAACTGATGAATATATTAACAAAAAAGCTTCTTTCTTAGCTCGTTTAGGGTCAGGAAGTGCTAGTAGAAGTATAGAAGGCCCGTTGGTGGTTTGGGGAAATCATCCTGAAATTAATGGAAGTTCAGATTTATTCGGTGTAAAGTTCCCTCATAAAGTTCATCCTATTTTTGAAGACTATCAAGATACTATTTTATTAGTTGATAAAGGTGAAAAACAAGTTTCAAGTACAGTTGGACATAATTTAATGCACAATCATCCGTATGCAGAAAATCGTTTTACGCAGGCTAATGAAAACTTAGAAAAACTTTCAAAAATTCTTCAAAACGGAAACATTAAGGAATTTGTTAACCTCGTTGAAAGTGAAGCTTTAACACTTCACGCAATGATGTTAACTAGTAATCCGTATTTTATTTTAATGAAACCTAACACCTTAGAAATTATTAATAAAATATGGGAATACAGACAAGAGAACGATAGTAATGTTTGTTTTACACTAGATGCAGGGGCAAATGTACACGTATTATACCCTTACTCAGAAAAGTCTGAAATTGAACTATTTATTAAGAATGTTTTGGCTACATACTGCCAAAAAAATCATTATATTTGTGATAGTGTGGGTTTTGGCGCGAGACCTATTTTAACCTAA
- a CDS encoding BaiN/RdsA family NAD(P)/FAD-dependent oxidoreductase — MKKVIIIGGGAAGYFTAINAKELNPELDITVLEKGKEVLQKVKISGGGRCNVTHACFEPKELTKFYPRGEKELLGPFHKFMTGDTFEWFENRGVPLKIEEDNRVFPEVNTSQAIIDCFQNAVDVLGITVLKNHGVNSIYQKDEKWIINTKNQDFEADFVVVAAGSSKKVWDLCKTLDHTIIEPVPSLFTFNIKDKRIIDLGGISVPNAEVTLVGTNLENSGPLLITHWGLSGPAILKLSAFGARILADKNYQYNVLINWLGQDTYSVFSTLQELKKSQAKKQVSLKSPFSDIPRRLWERLVMASEIKNNQNWADANNKQLQNLANELTKGLFNANGRTTFKEEFVTAGGVDLKEINFKRFESKKHKNLFFVGEVLNIDAVTGGFNFQNAWTGGFICANAIAE, encoded by the coding sequence ATGAAAAAAGTTATTATTATTGGTGGTGGAGCTGCAGGTTATTTTACTGCAATTAATGCAAAAGAACTCAATCCTGAATTAGACATTACAGTTCTCGAAAAAGGAAAAGAGGTTTTACAAAAAGTAAAAATTTCTGGTGGAGGCCGTTGCAATGTTACGCATGCTTGTTTTGAACCTAAAGAACTAACAAAATTCTACCCAAGAGGGGAAAAAGAGTTATTGGGACCTTTTCATAAATTTATGACGGGTGATACTTTTGAGTGGTTTGAAAATCGTGGAGTTCCCTTAAAAATAGAAGAAGATAATCGAGTATTTCCAGAAGTGAATACATCACAAGCTATTATAGATTGTTTTCAAAACGCTGTTGATGTCCTCGGAATTACGGTGTTAAAAAACCATGGTGTGAACTCTATTTATCAAAAAGATGAGAAATGGATTATCAACACAAAAAATCAAGATTTTGAAGCTGATTTCGTAGTGGTTGCCGCAGGAAGTAGTAAAAAAGTATGGGACTTATGTAAAACGCTAGACCATACGATTATTGAACCTGTTCCTTCTTTATTTACTTTCAACATAAAAGACAAACGAATTATTGATTTAGGCGGAATTTCGGTGCCTAATGCAGAAGTTACACTTGTTGGAACTAATTTAGAAAACTCTGGCCCATTATTAATTACACACTGGGGCTTGAGTGGTCCTGCTATTTTAAAATTATCTGCTTTTGGAGCCAGAATATTAGCTGACAAGAACTATCAATATAACGTACTGATAAATTGGTTAGGACAAGATACCTATTCAGTTTTTTCAACATTACAAGAGTTAAAAAAATCACAAGCTAAAAAACAAGTTAGTTTAAAATCTCCTTTTAGTGATATTCCTCGCCGATTGTGGGAACGTTTGGTAATGGCTTCAGAAATAAAAAACAATCAGAATTGGGCTGATGCAAATAATAAACAGCTTCAAAACTTAGCAAACGAGCTAACCAAGGGATTATTTAATGCAAATGGTCGTACTACTTTTAAAGAGGAGTTTGTTACTGCTGGTGGTGTAGATTTAAAAGAAATTAACTTTAAACGTTTTGAAAGTAAAAAACATAAAAACTTGTTTTTTGTAGGTGAAGTATTAAATATTGATGCCGTTACTGGTGGCTTCAACTTTCAAAATGCTTGGACAGGTGGTTTTATTTGCGCAAATGCTATTGCTGAATAA
- a CDS encoding MotA/TolQ/ExbB proton channel family protein has protein sequence MKFLFSNLLNEGGSMFMYPILLILLVCVALLLKLFLKDDSTGKTMSLLKHISLFALVYGFLGLFFGLISAFDNISSMQGDIATPVLAAGLKIGLLAPSFGMLVFLIARLGIIGLTLKNKEA, from the coding sequence ATGAAATTCTTATTCTCAAACCTTTTGAATGAAGGTGGATCAATGTTTATGTATCCAATATTATTAATACTATTAGTTTGTGTTGCATTACTATTAAAGTTATTCCTAAAGGATGATAGTACTGGAAAAACAATGAGCTTGCTTAAACATATAAGTTTGTTTGCTTTAGTTTATGGGTTTTTAGGACTGTTTTTTGGGTTAATTAGTGCTTTTGATAATATTAGTTCAATGCAAGGAGATATAGCAACTCCTGTTTTAGCTGCAGGATTAAAAATAGGTTTGTTAGCCCCATCTTTTGGAATGTTAGTTTTTTTAATCGCTAGATTAGGTATAATTGGGTTAACTCTCAAGAACAAAGAAGCTTAA
- a CDS encoding sensor histidine kinase, whose product MKRFTSIAKRFIFLLFNIIFWIGVYFFYTYFLGYGSSNTAYVDTFSAYLMPITIFLSYFIILYLIPNYLLKKKYFLFILYSSYTFIISFTAILLSIFFGLVFSSFLEGTNTKTLTKSLPLVIIGVYFIVIVATSLSLIIYNYLSNIKNENLKNKFLQTQLQLKEQKLKFLKMQIHPHFLFNTLNTLYGFALKKSEEAPDMILKLSNLLDYILYQVDKPSVLLKNEIQHIDDYISLEKTRFQESLHVNFTKSQHNETTQIPPMLLLPFVENAFKHGVQIDGILSVDINLKTTEDSLFFHIKNTSIDNKVNKNGIGLENIQKRLKMLYGHLSKLSISSIENQFIVELKIPLKNGC is encoded by the coding sequence ATGAAAAGATTTACATCAATAGCTAAGCGCTTTATATTCCTCTTATTCAATATTATATTTTGGATAGGTGTTTATTTCTTTTACACATACTTCTTAGGCTATGGAAGCTCTAACACTGCTTATGTAGATACTTTTTCTGCATACTTAATGCCTATAACTATATTCTTAAGTTATTTCATTATTTTATATTTAATTCCTAACTACCTACTTAAGAAAAAGTATTTTCTTTTTATTTTATATAGTTCCTATACTTTTATCATATCATTCACAGCAATTTTACTTTCTATTTTCTTTGGTTTAGTATTTTCTTCTTTTTTAGAAGGAACCAACACAAAGACTTTAACGAAGTCTTTACCATTAGTTATAATTGGGGTTTACTTTATTGTTATAGTAGCCACCTCTTTAAGCTTAATTATTTACAATTATCTATCTAATATAAAAAACGAAAACTTAAAAAATAAGTTCTTACAAACCCAACTACAACTAAAAGAACAAAAACTAAAGTTTTTAAAAATGCAAATCCACCCACATTTTTTGTTCAACACATTAAATACCTTATACGGATTTGCTTTAAAAAAATCGGAAGAAGCTCCTGATATGATTTTAAAGCTCTCTAATTTGTTAGACTATATTTTATATCAAGTGGACAAACCCTCTGTGCTTTTAAAGAATGAAATACAGCATATAGATGATTATATTTCATTAGAAAAAACACGTTTTCAAGAAAGTTTGCACGTTAACTTTACCAAAAGCCAGCACAATGAAACTACTCAAATTCCTCCTATGTTACTATTACCTTTTGTTGAAAATGCTTTTAAACATGGAGTACAAATTGATGGAATACTAAGTGTTGATATTAATTTAAAAACAACTGAAGACTCTTTGTTTTTTCATATTAAAAATACCTCCATAGACAACAAGGTAAATAAAAATGGAATTGGCTTAGAAAACATTCAAAAGAGATTGAAAATGCTTTACGGTCACCTATCAAAACTTTCTATTTCTTCTATAGAAAATCAATTTATTGTCGAATTAAAAATCCCGCTAAAAAATGGCTGTTAA